TGAACTCACCCAACCACAGAGATCTCTAAAAGAGGAAAAGGTCAAAGGGCACAGACCGAGTGTGAAGTGGCCCAAAGCTGTtgaaaagagagagtgggaaacaATCAACAACGACCTGACAAAAATCTTGGAACAACAGGTAGGAACAGCAGAGAAAAAGCTTGAAAGGATGGGAGACATTATCTACCACTACGGAGAAGAGCGCTTTGGAGTAAACGAAAGGAGAAGTGGCAAGACACCACCCGCGCCAGACAAATCTAGGAGGCAGCAAGAGATCGAGATACTtgtcagagagagaaggcagCTGAGAAAGCAGTGGAAGAAGGCCTCTGATGCAGAGAGAGAAGGTCTCATGCTACTCCAAGCAGACATCAAATGTCGGCTGGCAACCTTGCGAAGAGCGGAAAACTTAAGGAAACTTCGTAGGAAGAAGGAACACTCAAGAACACGGTTctataaaaaaaaactttaagtTTGTCAAAGACCTCTTCGCAAAGGAAAAGTGCGGAATCCTAAAAACTCCAAAGCCAGAACTGGAAGAACATCTGGAAAAGGTCCACCAGGACACGAAAAGGCATGAGCAGATAATCATCCCACATGACATCCCACCTATTCAACCACCAGAATTCAATCTGGACACTGACCCTCCAAAATGGAAGGAAGTAGAGAACGTTGTCCGACGAGCAAGAGCGGCCTCGGCTCCTGGGCCTAATGGAGTACCATATAAGCTCTACAAGAATGCCCCGTATGTTCTACGCTTTCTTTGGAGGCTCATGAGGATAGTGTGGCAGAAGGAAATAATACCAAAGGCATGGCGAAGGGCTGGTGGTGTGCTAATCCCGAAAGAGAAGGATGCGAGAGACATCAGTCAATTCCGACCAATCTCCCTTCTCAACGTCGAAGGGAAGATCTTTTTCAGTATAATAGCACAGAGGCTGTCCACTTACATGGAAAGGAACAAGTGCATtgatacatctgtacagaaagcagGCATTCCTGGTTTCTCTGGTTGCCTGGAACATACTAGTATGATTTGGCACCAGATCCAAACAGCTAAGAAAGACAAGAGAACTCTATGTCATCTTCCTCGACCTGGCCAATGCCTTTGGCTCAGTTCCCCATAAACTCCTCTGGGAATCCTTCAACTTTTTCCACGTACCAGAACCCATCACTACACTGGTAAAGGCCTATTTCCAAGACCTGCAATTGTGTTTCACAACACCTgaccacaacaacatggcagcacttGGAAGTGGGCATAATGGCAGGCTGTACAATTTCACCTCTGGCCTTCACTATGGCCATGGAAGTCATCATCAGGGCATCGAGATGGGGGGTCGGCGGTGAGAGAACTAAGGAAGGGCTCCGTCTCCCACCTATCCGAGCATACATGGATGACATGACTACACTGACCACTACAGCATGCACCAGGCGGCTACTTGCAAAACTGCAGGATAACATCAAGTGGGCCCGGATGAAAATCAAGCCAAGCAAATCTCGAAGCATCTCCATAGTCAAGGGACAGCTTAAAGATGTGAGGTTCTGCATTGGAGATGACCCGATACCAACGGTGTCTGAGCAACCCGTCAAGAGCCTGGGTAGATGGTACAACGAAAGCCTCCGGGATAAAGATCAAGTGCAGCAAGTAAGACAGGACATCGCCGACGGTCTTGAGAACATCAACAAGACCCTACTGCCTGGGAAGCTCAAGCTTTGGTGCCTACAGTTTGGACTTCTCCCCCGGGTAATGTGGCCACTCACCGTCTATGAGGTCCCAATAacaacagtggagaagatggagggaACCATTACCTCATACGTGAAGAAATGGCTGGCTGTCTCATGATGCCTGAGTAACATCGGCCTCTATGGCAAAGGGGTCCTTGAACTACCTCTTACAAGTCTAACGGAGGAGTACAAGTGCTCTAAAGTAAGACTTCAGATGACATTGAAGGACTCCAAAGACCAGACCATTAGCAAGGCTGCACCTCCCCTACAAACTGGACGGAAATGGACATCATCCAATACTGTGCAGCAAGCAACATCAGCCTTGAGACACCAAGACATTGTGGGGAATAtccagcatggaagaggaggcttTGGCCTGGCAGCAAGCAAACCAACGTTCCATAAGGCAACAACATCTGAACGCAGGAAGCTGGTGGTCGAGGAGGTGcgcagacaggaggagactgcAAGAAGTGCAAAGGCTGTCTCTCTTGCTAAACAAGGGCAATGGACGCGGTGGGAATGCctggagaggagaaagatcaactggagtgagctttggcaaatggaggcaagcaacatcagcttcatcataagagctgtttatgatgtgcttccatcaccaaaaaacctacatcaatggtatggcgaggacccgacctgccccctctgcccagctccagcgactctcaggcatataatgacaggttgcaagaccagcctctcacaaggccgctacacctggaggcacaatcaggtcctcaagagcctggctgcagcacttgagaccaagaggagtgcaaccaattcattacctccaaaaacaagcaatcccgtcaaaacaacaacattcatcCGGGAGGGACAGAAAAGGCCAAAGCATCCTCCTACAAAGCCAGAAACTGGACACCTAGGCATGGCCCGGGACTGGAAGATGCTTGTCGATATTGGCCAGCAACTCATTTTTCCACCTGAGATTGCTTCTACCAACCTTAGGccagacatggtactctggtcCCCTTCACGAAAGGCTGTGTACATCATAGAGCTCACAGTCCCGTGGGAAAACTCTATTGAAGAGGCCTACGAGCGTAAGAAACTGCGTTACACAGAGTTGGCAGCAGACGCAACTCAGCGTGGCTGGAATGCAAAAGTCTGGCCAGTTGAAGTGGGATGCAGAGGATTCGTGGCTTCTTCCACCATCAGGTTGCTGAAAGAACTTGGAATCCATGGACAGGCTCTGCGGCAGACCGTCAGAGCAGTTTCTCAAGCAGCTGAAAGAGGAAGCCAGTGGATCTGGATCAAACGGAAGGACCCTTGCTGGGCTATAACTTCATGACCCCCCCCACCCTCACCTGAGAACCCAATTCAGATCCCTCCAACTTGAGGAGGGCATATGAGGTATGCGGTCAGCTGTAGGGCTGGCTCAGGGAAGAGGACGCCCCTGCCTTGCATAGTCCCGTGGgaaatctttttatttttatttttattttttatcccattttctccccaattttcgtggtatccaatcgctagtaattactaccttgtctcctcgctacaactcccgtacgggctcgggagagacgaaggtcgaaagccatgtgtcctccgaagcacaacccaaccagccgtactgcttcttaacacagcgcgcctccaacccggaagccagccgcaccaatgtgtcggaggaaacactgtgtacctggcccccttggttggcgcgcactgcgcccggcccgccacaggagtcgctggagcgcgatgagacaaggataaccctaccggccaaaccctccctaccccggacgacgctatgccaattgtgcgtcgccccacggacctcccggtcgcggccggctgcgacagagcctgggcgcgaacccagagactctggtggcgcagttagcactgcgatgcagtgccctagaccactgcgccacccgggagcccgtgggaaatcttaattgggcatgggacacaagctaaggcttgatcaccctttagctggccacctttgatgagggtgtttagtgattaaatgccgaaacacccactgattcgaaggcacactactgaggatgtgtcccaaaattgacatcttaacccagtctaagaaataaacctcccatgccactctgtcaacatcacggcaaatctcatgtgagtgcataccatctattggcacaatggacagttttaacatctcgtcccgtgttttatgATTCATTCATAACCTGGTGGCTGGTAAATGCTGCCATGGGATGGCAATGTTTCAAATAGACCTAGCTTGTGTATCACTATCACTTGCTATCACCAGAAATACTTTAAGAAATGAGGATATTGGAAACTCCTTTCGATTCGTATTAACAGCTTAAAGAAAATAACATTGGCATGACTTACCCTCCGTGAACAAGAAGCACAACAATACAaatgtgagataattaacttgtTCTCTGTAATATCGTATAGCTTTGCAATCGTAACATTACGTACTTTCAAGGAAAATAGGCATGTTTCTCGACTCATACCCTGACTTTACAAAGGGATTTTGTGAGAATTAGCTTACGAACTGCGTGTCTTAAGTGTTTTTTAAGTACAAAGCGGTTGATTTTGcaatgacacaaacattatattaagcagaacattcaaacgagccttaaagttataatccaaagtagtgtgaaatgaactcataagcaacctggaaatggaggttacttccctgagttttcccccattcacattcagaatacattgtgaaaaactaaaatctttgctcaccattcttgctccaggcagatatacaaCATCaataactatcggtttcctcattagtggggaggagtttctacaaccaGATTGTGTGCGCATCGCCCTCTTGCCTCATTTTAATTAAACATAGAAAGGGGCCtatacttttggtctccaataatctggcacactgcttaggattTCATCAACTTTAACTTATTTCTATTCTACAATCATCGATGtcactactaatgtgaaaacaagacaaaatatgactatTCTTGTTCATTTTAAGACATTTGTCAAATAATCATTATAtgttcattacagacgtcaattgttttTCCAACATCATGGCTATGCtgcgctgttggcatcacctttaacagtggatttctgctgttgtgggccttaaaccatctgtctgacttgttgttcacacaggagagagacgggactatcgtgagtcctctggggagcctcaacaacatcatgatgaTGACAAGGTAGAGCagagtctctccacatcagaacacctcaagaaacacctgCAGATTCCCTCCGGGAAGAAATCTatttgctgctctgactgtgggaaatgttgcaaatcttcatcagaacttaaaatacaccagcaagtccacacaggggagaaatcaTACTGCTGCTTTGACTGCGGGAAACGTTTCTCAAGATCAAATTCACTAAAAGTACACCTGAgaattcacactggagagaaatcTCACCACTGTTTTGATTGTGGGAAGAGTTACTTAAGATTAAAATCACTAAAAGTACACATGAgaattcacactggagagaaaccttatagctgtgatcaatgtgggaaaagttttaCTATATCTAGCTGTTTGACTATACATCAGAgaacacatacaggagagaaaccatatagctgtattcaatgtgggaagagtttcacgACATCTAGCCAATGgattgtacaccagagaacacacacaggaaagaaACCTcttagctgtactcaatgtgggaagagttttactcacttaggcagcctgttatcacaccagagaaaacacacaggagagaaatcttataacTGTgaccaatgtgggaagagttttactcagtcaagcaacctggtatcacaccagagaacacacacaggagagaaaccttatagctgtgatcaatgtgggaagagttttactaaatCTAGCAGTCTtattgtacaccagagaacacacacaggagagaaacctcatagctgtgctcaatgtgggaagagttttgttacatctAGCCGTCTTAttgaacaccagagaacacacacaggagagaaacctcatagctgtgctcaatgtgacaagagatactctgataaaagatcgctgatcaaacatcagaaaatacatacatgaaggagttgtatcatgatatcaatgaaataatgtcacaatgtagaatgttttaacattgtagtaggagtattttaatgatgtcatagtgtagaatgttttaacattgtagtgggagtattttaatgatgtcataatgtaaaatgttttaacattgtagtatgagtattttaatgatgtcacaatgtagaacccgaaacgtttgtcccctgttctattgatttcaacatgatatggatattagcctcaaggggaaaatccaggctctgaaatggaagagtactatttatgagatttaacaaaaagtgactaacaaaaaaaggGTTGTGTTACACTTACCATGTTGGCAACCCACTTGAATCaacatgtagctagctgttttctacatattgtcctctaaccagggatgtacacattattcccagattccgtgtggtttttggtcagttagttttaacaggacatgcaacctcatctccctcctctcccacaatTGATTTCAATGTGATATCGATGAGatgatgacaaataagtgttgggttcctttgtttagcgatcCCTAAATTTAAATGcgtcactccaaaatgtagctgactgtcttctgcaggttgtcctctaaccagtgaggtgaaagatatctcccatttccatgtgtttttttagttgtgttagtttcaacagcacgaacaacctgatttcccccctaattgatatcagtgatttattgctacttgtaaaaacaacagcgtttctggtgcttgtgcagtttataaggagcttgttcaaataaatacaagtaatatgattattgtggcagatgtttgtgtaaatagcacattttatgtttaggttttcaatatatcacaaactgtttctgcatattggttattgatttagaCACGTTAAAACGGTGTTTTGACATTGGGGCTATTCCACCTACCAAAATGAAATTAAAAAGACGACTATGCCCGACGTGAaagttgaaaatatgtattttcggGTCGTTTTTTCAATGACTTGAAAACAACTTATTTTCAAAGTACTTGCACTCTATACACATGGACACACTATAATAAattggtctataatcaattttattaacaattttacatcactccagtatttatttacaacattcaaatgctaattgtctttattccactactgaagaagcatgactcaaatcacctcatatttcaaacattcagcctgacaaaagatacatgttttattattccatgcctcaccattaagtgaattattgccaatacatattaacaaaggggtgtacatttggttttgatatttcatatttacaattcatgtaacatttagtaatcataattatttatgcaaccaaCTGACTTTTTTTgtgtacaattatattgacatcGTTATCCTGCTTTTAGAAAATcagggttcattctcagatgtgccaacccaaatgtactagagcatgacattggggactgggcccaaatccaacaacatgcctatcggatgaaccctgaaaagagagagaagctctgcAGTGAGGTGGGAAGTTACTatggatattgcaggagtttcctcttgaaatcagacatgtccgcggtaaggacaacttggttgctgattgtctcaagggtgggcagtcaaaaagttttgtgttttgcgtttagccagtgtGTTGCCATGGATaacaatttattttgactgcacgtttttccgtattggagatgggttttgtttgggctcgtgtcaaggggacgagagttcttgAAGCTAGTGAGTATTAGGTTTTTTTTGTGGgaaaaataaatattgtttttaattgttgttagacagacaccatgtttatattggtgaaggtgaagcattgtagttgattataatgtgaaatgtaagttgttttctgttggtggtgagcattttcttgaggtgttagtctttggtttttccatttatgttttgaggttgttcGTTAGCAcatatagctcgttagcacgtatagctcgtcagcacgtatagctcgttagcacgtatagctcgttagtcagtatg
The DNA window shown above is from Salvelinus fontinalis isolate EN_2023a chromosome 40, ASM2944872v1, whole genome shotgun sequence and carries:
- the LOC129839002 gene encoding zinc finger protein 501-like, yielding MSSLNFSPPVKEEVCWTEKEALGLNIVVKEEKEEEDVTVKQEVEVEAVTVKEEEKDVSVKEEDDWFRVKEEDVTVKDEEEEKEEDAVFGVKEEEGEITVTLEKEEEVGDLFNTRERRDYRESSGEPQQHHDDDKVEQSLSTSEHLKKHLQIPSGKKSICCSDCGKCCKSSSELKIHQQVHTGEKSYCCFDCGKRFSRSNSLKVHLRIHTGEKSHHCFDCGKSYLRLKSLKVHMRIHTGEKPYSCDQCGKSFTISSCLTIHQRTHTGEKPYSCIQCGKSFTTSSQWIVHQRTHTGKKPLSCTQCGKSFTHLGSLLSHQRKHTGEKSYNCDQCGKSFTQSSNLVSHQRTHTGEKPYSCDQCGKSFTKSSSLIVHQRTHTGEKPHSCAQCGKSFVTSSRLIEHQRTHTGEKPHSCAQCDKRYSDKRSLIKHQKIHT